The genomic DNA ACACAATCGACCGTACGCGATTTATCCTATTCGCGGATACATGGCTCGAGCGGCGCCGAATTTAATATCGCGTTCTCGCGATAGGCAAAAGAGCGAATCTGCTTTCGAAATGTACCGCCCGGGGAACGAAACATTACGTTTCATCGCGAGAACGCCTAAGGACATGGACCAATGGATAACAAAGATCTGCGAAGTGGGTTGCGCGAAAAACGCGAAGAACAAAACGGAAACCCGCAGAAAACGACGAATCCTCGTCACCGAATCCCTGATAGATTCCAACGAGATCACGATCCGGTATCGAGACGCAGAAGAATCGATCGTTGACAAGCCAACGATTAAAGGCGAATTGGCAAATAATAAAGACGAAGAGGTCGAGCAAATAAGGGATAGAATCGGAAGCCCGCCTCCCTTACCTACCCGGATACCGCGAAGGTTACCCTCTTTACCTCCTGACAACGATACGATACCTTCCTACAGAGCGGCCATCGaggatgacgatgacgacgatgataTTTATCACAAGATCGAAGATTTGAGAAATGGAACGCGTTATCAGAATATGGTACTGTCGAGGAAACAAAGAGCCGATGAGAAGCCAGAAGTCGTCGCGTATGATGATGTTTACGCACCCGAGGAAACTAATAACGAAGAAGAGATGCGGAAGGAAAGATCTTGCGATGCGATACTATCTGAGGAGACGTACGACGATATCGTCGTTCTTTCGCGAATCAACGCTATTAACGCAAACAACGAACGGCAGAATCACGATCGTCCTATCGTCGACGAAGAAGAACGCGAAGACTTTTACGACGACGTGGAAGTAAGTCGCTATGCTCTTTTATTATACAGGCTGTTCCTAaagcgattatttattttagtgaAATTAgaggtattttatttaaatttatattggcaTGTATCCATTGttgtataaattcatatacttATAAATGTTCTATGCTCGtcgattttttgttaattttctttattttccctTTCAGACGCTTTGCTCTTTGTGCCTTTTATCTTGCATGTCACTTGCACATTCATTATCAATGATGTGGGTCTGAAAgggaaatagaaagaaattaataaaaaatcgcgaACAGTTAtagtatattcaaaaattaacgataactttctttattctttatcaaCGCAGAATTTGATTTCAAACGAGAAATTTGCCAAAGACCGTGCAAAGGAtcaaattgaaatatcaaGCAAATCACCGCAGAAGAAGTCTTTTCTGGATAGAGTTTTAAGTAGAAAGGAATCGCCCGGCAAATCGGACAAGAGATATAAAGGAAAAGCTTCATCGAGTCCCCCGCCGGTCTTGCCTAAGGAAGAAATGTCTACTTACGACGATGCGTCCGATCTGACGCCGAATCGTGAATCTTTAGCGGATGAAGGGGAAGAATTGTCGGAATACAACTGTCCTCCCCCACCTAGGCCAGTTTATACGACATCGACAATCCTAAACGGTCCTAATCGAATCGAAGAATTTTACGATGATGTTAATGCCTATAAAAATAAGGTATTATTTTTCCCTTCtcgtaatatacatgtatattaattggTAGTTTCTTAATCGATTGGCActtgattaaaattctcttttgatAGCAAACGAACCTGCGATCGTTGCAGGAGTCGGGTGTGAAAACTACGATAAGAAAGGAAAATACGAGTAATGCTAACATGAGACTGGAGGCGAACAACGATCCTTTCCGGGAAGAGATCGAACATTATCAGTCGCCGAGGAGTGATTTATGTATTCATGATACTGCGAAGATTGAGGAAAATGAAGAATTATACGATGATATAGCGCTATGGGTGGATTTCACGGCGCGACAAAAAGACATTAGCGAGAAAAAGGAGGCGAACGAAGACTCAACGAAATCGATCATCAATTTCGATAAAAGATCGTGGAATCGGTTTACTGTCAACAGAAAATCGCGAACAAGCGATTCCATCGAGACGAATAGACGAAGCGGCGCAAACGAGTGCGAGGAGATCGAGGATTCCTGCGAAGGAAACGGCGCGGCCAAGAGGAATACCTTTAAGAAATTGATTAGCAGAATGGAAAATTCTTTAGCCAAAGTTTCCGCGAGAGGAAATCCGTCCTCCCTTCCGACAGGCAAATCGAGTACAGTaaacaataattcataaaagtgTCATCGGaatttatgtgtatttaatttgagagaatctataattttaccGACTATATACGTAAAGATATACGTAAAGATATACGTATAGATATAcatgcattaaataattttaataatatttaattattttcctgTACACGCATTCTACATGCTTATCTTTGGCTATGCATAACGAAATCGAAACAAGTTTGGCCAAGAAATTTAGATCATAGTTGGTCTAAAATCGAGCGTAATTCAAAAAAGGAAGCAAAAAACTTTGAATATAACGAGAGCACGACAACATGcacattctctcttttttaggAGCGCAACAATTAAGAGaaagtaacaaaataaaagagaatgtaatagagagaaaaaatatctctcaaaacattgacataagtctcttaaatataaagtctCGCGATATATGTATTCTAATTTGATAGCAATTCAGTTatgtttgtattttgtttgttattcatttataagataaaCTGACTTGTATcgaagttatatataatttaaatagtgaTAATGCAACGGAAAATATACCTtctttgacaatatttttactaatattcTTCCTTccgtgatttttttatcatatttctatAGTACTCttcaattaatgtattttgattttcaaatCAACTCAAATTCTCAGACATCAGTTtccattcatttaaaaaaaggctATGttcaaaaaggaaaattagaaacaatactccaaaaaatgaaacaaatataatctaataggGAGAAAAATCTGCGGCAATTCtcacgattaaaattttgtttcaaagtTTCGACTAGAGGAATTGAAATGCCAAGAACAAAAGTCGGTATGTCGATGTTAACATATCTtttctctaattaaatatcaatcgcTTACCTTTCGCTAATAATCGCAAGATTTGTCAATATATGATGTTAACAAAATAagaaggaaaataatattgtatttttataaaatgctagaaaaaaacaattttttttttttttcggaaaaacatttttttccatttctgtACGGGGTACAGAATAGGTAGTAGCGCAGTCTCGTTTGCGCGTTTTGGCCCCTTGTTCCCTCGCGCAGTTGCGACATTGTGATGTGCACTGTGCAGCGCAGCTGATGCGTAAAGATGGCCGGCACTGATACAAATGGATAGACTCGCAGCATTTTgtctatgtatacatattgcaCGATTAATATGAAACGAAGGTGAGAGCGTAAAAGGATTTGAAGTTGAAATTGTTCTGTCAATGTGTTAGCCGTAATCGGTGACAGTTTACTCCTATCATTCATTTCGCAAAATAATCGCAGATTTCGCAGATGCATCACCGTAATCTCTATCCAGCATAAAGCGTAATCGTAGATAAGAAACATCGTCCGATCGAAGTTTACATTCGCTGACCGTTTGATCGGCGATGCCAATACATTTGTTTCGTCGAAAAAGCGACGAGATGAGCGTGGTAAAGACGACGCAGCAGAATGCAGCGATCACTTCTACAATGATATTCGTCGTACAGTAAGacacatttttttccattggTATTCACGTATATCATTATAGTGAGGCagttcttttttacttttttttttttcaaggcgACACTGCGGATGTTGTAGATATTACAGACAACACAGACATCGTACGTGCCATTGCGATTGGAATTAAGATTGTGTAGCGGATATATCTCTGCAACGGCTGTTTGCACAATATCATGGCTTACGATTCGCGTAATGtgaaatattcatcaaatacTCATGCCCATCAGCATACTACTCGACCCAACATGACTGGGTACACATACTCTGGTCATCCCCCGCAGCATTTCCAACAGACTGATGAAAATAGAAATGAGAACAACTTGTGTGGTACCAAAGAGCTCTGTCCACAAATCTCACAGCAATCATCCGGTACACAGACTGTGCAGAAAGTCGATGCTGCAACCATGACGGATCCTTTACAGATTGATTTTAGGCTTACTTCTGAATACTTGGCGCGTTGTTCGAGTACGTTAGGTTTACCATATGTAACTAAATACGAGGACAACAGTAATAATTCTGCGCATAGTTGTCAAACAGTAAGaccaaaaattgaatttgagaTTGAACCACAGCATATTAATGGTGAGTCATATATTAAGGCATTTTTgtcgatatcttttttatagcaATGTGTGTggtgaaatatttatcaagaacaaaaaaaaagtacttttatattatggaTAATCTCGTGTAACGTATAATCCTTTTGCTTGCAAGGTATATTGATTTACCATTGCCCTGAGTGCGCATACAGATTTGAAGATCGGGAGGCGCTCCACGAACATCTCGAGGATCATAAACAGAGACCACATATCTGTGATATTTGTGGGGCAAGCTTAAAACGGAAAGAGCACTTGGATCGTCACAAGCAAGGTCATAATAAAGATAGGCCTTATCAATGTAACATGTGCTGTAAAGCATTTAAACGTAATGAACACTTGGCACGTCACATGATCACTCACTCAGGCAGCAAGAATCAAATTTGTACAGAGTGCGGCAAAGCTTTCTATAGAAAAGACCACTTGAAAAAACATTTGCAGAGTCATAATAGCGGTCGGAGcaagcatttaaatatatcgcaaaaCAATCAGAACGATCAGCAGCCAAGTGATGAGGGACTAAGTAGTTTTGCAATGATGATGAGGCAGACTGGACCTCCcccattttcaattttacggACTTAGTTATTATAGCTACATAATGACTGTGTAACATTAACTTTTATCTCCGTCTATAAGCCCAGGTCGTTTTACTATTACGCGATGATTTAATTCTGTAAGATTTAATACGAATTTAATAAGCTTTATCTAACATACTTAACTTTGcggaataattgaaaataattgttaatataacaatCCATGTTCCTAAGGGGAGTATATCTTATATCTAGTTTGTCAATAAGTAGGCAAGATTACAATaatgttatcaattttgtaatattctttataatacacTGTACGTGTACATGGTTGTCTCTCTATATTAAGATTGTACCtgttgagatttttttaaacttgaataagtttactttaaaattcggaaaaattaatgttattatcaatgacccttttttttacataatattacttatttctttgaaaaaaaaaggaaaaaaaaagagtttggTCTTGATAAGCTTGTGAATCCAgtgaatgtttttataaattatatatatgtataatacgagCAGCCAGAACAcagattattttatctctacACTGATcgttttaaatagatttaaatttgaatcttATTTTGATATTCGCTCTTCATTTCTGTTTGTTATCCAGAGCgatattattctctttgttgcattgaaaaagatataaatttaactagCCGTTAAAAGGCAATAGAAACAGATTATGGCATCGTGAACCGCGTTAGACCtttatattgatatcaatTGTAACGAAGAAAGCTAATACTTGAAGAAAACTAATACTTGGCAATAACGCGATTCCCAAATTTGttagtttctttttcttttgcatttgcatttaaaGTAGAGAAGCAAGGTAGTCTTCATCAAATTGGGAGACTAATTGTAGAGTAATATTGTAAAGCGCtaatattgtagaaataaaaatctgcaggttttactttttttgtggattattaaacatttccaTCGAGTATacggaatataaatattaggaTAAATCTTTGTACGGCGATTAATAAAAAcgcattaatttatgattttacaaaattataaaaaatagttagaGTATGCAACAACAAAATATAAGGACATGTTATCTCTGTGGATTCACTGATGTATATCagtagatataatttattgttatttagaaGGATGGTTTGTGCTGTTTATAGcatcgttgaaaaaaaaatttacgtgtGTATCGAAATCTTGTTAACAACTTCTCTGCCATTTTTCGTTGCAAGTAGATttggagaaaatatattcggaCGTTGTGTCCTGTATGTTTTGAAAAGAcacaaaatatgcatatataatgtcGATTCTTCCATTTCCAACGTAATAATATACCTACGTTGCGCACACGCGCGAGTCGGGCTCTACATACATTATAGTTGTACTTGTATGAAAATTCATGGTATTTTATTGGCATTTTCTCATTATACTGTCAAGTTGCGCTCTTGTACATTCACACAAACAATGCGCGGGATGATAGAGTACGATCTAAGTCcctaaaatgaaagaaaagatgGAAAGGATAGAGTATTGTGTCATCGATCGCAGTGagtcttatttataaattaataaatgattattatatatataaaaatatctacctcgtttatgtatataatacagttATTGGGAATGCAAAAACGCATACTCAAATTGATCGACAATCTCATTCTCGCGcaagggaaaaaagaaaatagagagtAACGCGCAGGATagggatagagagagagtaaaTTCTTTTCCGGGGATAAGCTccgaacaataaaaaattttccgatatatcacttttcttacaatttatatacatatttatatgtataaagaattgTAAGAAAAGATATACGTTACGCATTTTCGTGGATGcatatctatgtatatatgtatatgtgtatacatagaATGTGTGATATAACATATaggatatattatacatgagaagcatatttttttagatctgAAGTATCTTAGAAACGCGCGCAAATTGCAAATCTCCATTCTTTCGCGGCTTAAGTTTATCAGCGTCTAGCTCACACCTACGtctctctaaatatttttctctttttttgttatattattcacATTCGCTCTTTCATCTTGCGTTCATTCAATTTTCTCATCTCGCGTTCTTAAAATCGACATTTTAAGcgttctatataaaaataaaacgttgaCATTATCAGAGGgcttaattatacatacacttctatcttttttttttttaacacacattTAGCCTGttcttttgtttcttctttATGTTCTTTCACTGTGCTCATTCATCAGTTTTTGATTCACGCACGACAAATAATTTTcggttatttttttgtaccttGGAAGACTGCGGTACAAAATTCAGCTTGAGAAAGGGAGACAATCGGAGATAATGTGAGCTTAAAGATTACacacatttatacaaaaaaaaaattgcttggaTTAGGCAAAATATGATATAGCTGTTAgtgctatattaataatttatcaccgGAAGCCCTCGAAGTCAATCCGCGCGCATTTAACTGTAGAAATTTCAGCGTTCGTCTAAACACACAtacagaaaaatgaaaatagccTTTGAAATGAAATAGAGATCTAAAAAagacaagaaaatttataagaattacatttgaaatttttgtttcaaaaatacaaactAAATGGAGGCACAGACATTTCAACGTCTAGACATTATTACATGTAGAAGATTCGCCTAAGTTCAAgtcttcaattataaaattatcatctaTCCCCTCAATTTAATTGCGCGATAAATACAAATCTGATGTTATCCGGAAAAAGATTTATCCCCGCGGAAAGACCATACTGGACAAGAGAAAGAATTCGAGGTCAGccgtaattattacaatatttcactctgtatatattaattacacacgCATCCTGTGTGTATACCCACGCGTATAATCTATCCGAAGAGAAAACAAGAAGAATCTGAACGTTTGTACTATGTCGAGGAATTTGTATGTCTTTCTATCGTCAATCGCCTGTTATATTTGTCGAGAACTCTGTCAATTatacgcatatatgtatatgtattacgCATTTGTAGCACACATGCACCAAGGCGTCGAACTTGAGATAagggaggaaaaaagaaaaaacctaAACTATATAGTCTGCCCATTGGGTATTCTTCGCACAATAGCGACGTACGTTTTGGTTCGTGCAAAATTTTCCATTCTTTCCGGAGAATGCTTGTACTCTATATTCCGCGACAAATGTTGCGGATAaggaaaaatacagaaaaggcaagcaattataaaatataaaagtaaaaaaaagaatgatgtaTTAACTAATTTTTTGTCGTTTTGCATGAACCAATTGATAATTACACTCACATTCAAGATATATTCGCGTCTTGCGGCGAGAACATGGAGcaaattcacttttttttcctctataGTTTTAATACAGATAATGGAAAGTCCCAGGACACTgcgtatatagaaaaatatggtTTTCATTGCCATTGCTGCTCCTGAGAGACTCACATTCGAATTACAACGAGGGGTCGGGTtttcttttagattttttcCACTATCCTTTTGTTAAGTAGTCAACTTTGATGTccgatcaaataaatttacaaagtcGTCTTTACAATATCTCTACCGTTCAACGGTACATTCGATGCTCGAAACGAATCGATGAGAACAAAGGATATATCCTTGCAAGtacatttgcaaaaaaattatattatatagaactaCTCTCGTTTCGAGCAACGAttacaaaagattattaaaaaaaaaaaacgaagttTACTTATATTCCCtatatatcaagaaattattaaattatcgtataattataaaaacatgaaaagaaaaaaatctacgtATACATGATTCGTCGTCGAATAAAAGTCGTTACCGACTCGAAAAATTGCTTACAGCTTTCCGGGGTTTCGCGTAAATTGTATTAAGCACGCTATAAGAGAATTGGATCTTGTTTTCTCCGTGTTGCTTCTAATCTTACAGTTATCATccttgttattaatattattattagcattaccattattattattattattgttgttgttgttgttgttattaatattattattatgattattgttattactatgaattattattagtgttatatatatacttattattattatcagaatatcttttataaaattcatatacttttaattgatCGCTTCTATTTAATCAAGATGAAGGAGAATCAAGTTTAACCGATATCTCCAATTTGATCGAAACCGAACGAGCGCGCCTGATACATTTCAGAAATAACggtattctttaattaatcccaattattttttctgcgatgtaaaaataaattcagtaaataacttgtactttttttagaataaaacaaaaatataaaaaaaaaaacaaaaatcattccctttaaaatgttattcgaATGTTTTATGTGACAAAGATAAGttcaatttgtatttatatatattttttgtcccCCGAGTTAAATCACTCTTAATtccatttcaaaaaattaaacaaaacaaCGAACTTGTATTCTGAAGGAGAAAAGTGTACTTTATTAAACTACATTATCGCGgcatattatttactaaaattattccGGATAAGAtctcgaaaatttaaaaaaataaaatgatataaaaacaataaaaacggCTGCTCGAACGACGTGAAGGCGGATAAATGTACATGTAGTTTCAAAAACAAAGAGGCACAACGCGCCGCTTTTTAGATCTTAAATGTTACGATGGGAAACTATATAGATGCGGAAAATCCAGCGCAATACAAAGGCACCGGAAAagtatttctcttctttagaAACGCATCAACACTattatctttcctttttctacAGGAACATTACTACTACGTAGCTCGACGACAAAACGGTCAATTCTCCAAGCCATCAAGAATCAACTATTTGCCTCGTCGAAGATGGAAATAGGTTCTTTTAGCTAGCCTTCAAAATAGATCTTCTTGAGCCACTCATTTGTTTGAACAGTCAAAGACATTTGTCGAactttggaaatattttgctgctctctctctttctctctttcacattcattctttttcctttctcttataaatttcataaagctATTCTTCATAATCTTTTACCATTATTTGCATAGTCCATCTACCACTGTAAAAAACAGATTACTTTTCTCAAGATTCATATCGACGTTTGCGCGTGTATATTCTTTCTCTGTATATAAGATGCATAAAAAATCTCGCGCtttctcataattataaataagtttaaaaatttacaaaattaatctgATCTCCTTTatcaatctttaataaacatattgagaaataaaatctgcattaaaatatagtcAAGATTTACATTATCTAGTatgttgaataataatttctgacaTTAAATCTTAGTTTCCTTAGTCACTTGTATCtcgaaaatatctttaaattaaagaaaattataacatacatTTCTTAAGATTGAACCTGCATAAATGCGCGATATTTTTGATACGCCTTGTATGCAATTCTttgcctttttctttttctctgcttCTAcctcttatattataatatattttgtatacaaacTTACACACTAACATATAATCTAAGACATTCTCTGTCTTTATAATTACAAGTATACATGACAATAtgaagtattttaatataaattgatctcTTACATATGGCTTTTatagtataaatgtatatatatccatgtatgtaataattttaatacattatacttGAGGTCTGATAAAACCTGAATTTTCTGTGTTACTCAAAACGTTTTATGCTAGAGATATGAtgcaaaagaataaatagGAAAGAATgcatctaaattaaaaaagggaTTATTCCATAGTTATTATAGTGAGTATTtgttaaagagaatataagtGTAACTGGAGACTTGCCATAGCATTAGATGCTTTTAATCAGGAATGTAAAGTAAAACATAACAATAGCGGAAAAGATAAACATATCtaatgagatataattataaaaaatatatcataacatttttaattattttagccaTCAATGTATGATAAaagtatgataaaatattatagacgCTTATGTTTGATAAGATAGACTAGATAGAAtagatatgaatttttaataaataggtAAGAATAGATATTGAAAACCATATTCGAAATTCCTACAACAAGATCTCATCATATTTCTAACATTACGTTATGGtatgcatatttatacaatgtataGACGTTATTTCATCTATAATACCtacaaataagataaataataagataaataataataataataataataataataataataataataataataatactattattattattattattattattattattattataacaaaaatgataatgatgatactGATAGTGAGAAATAATGACGAcacaataatatgaaatagtacataatgataataaaaagaaaatatctatatgtatatatatatatatatatatatatatatatatatatattcacgaaGGTATTTATAtgactaaatataatataaaacaaataccTGTCAATATGGCAAGAAATGAATTGAGAAGAATGAGTTTAAAAAACGATGgcacgtatatttatattaaagaaataagaaagtaTAAAACTTAAACGCAGTCTGACCATTACAGCAGATATCCTGTCGGAAACAATCACAGTCAGTGAAGATTTGCGCGCGCTGCGATTAtggataaatataaacatttaaaaaaactatagCTTATAtagtcgaaaaaaaattataatatatatacatatttatatcatacctataaaataaatcttatatatatatatcagtattCAACGAATATAACGAATATAAGAGGTCTAacgaaaatgtataaaaacaatgtaaaaaagacatctaaaaaaaattataaaatttaagcttTCATGATAAGTGTTCGCTATAAATCGTAAAGCGCGTAAGTCGTAAAGGAAAATAACGACGCGTTTGCCCCAAATCAATTGGGCAAATAAACTTACGTACATAAAActgtgcatatgtatatacaatataaaagtaaaaatttagaatattgtatcgtaaaatataaaatactgtcaactaatacataaaaagaacaaaaagttttaatgaaacgaaacgaataatttttatcaaccgCGAAATATTGCTATGGTTTTGCCACTTTTTCGATAGGGCATagccaaaaatttttaatttaatataaattatacatcgatatatatacTAGATATATGCACAAAAGATCTTTTTAGATAACctttcactatatatatatatatatatatatatatatatgtataagtatatatatatatatatatatatatatatgtatatagtatatatatgtatatatatatatatatatatatatatacacacacacacatagaaAGATTcagtaaatatttgttttcaataAACGAAAGACAATTTTCTAATCGGTGGGTCGACTTGTCCACATTCATATGTATTAGGAATATCATTGTGTGTGTAATTCCTATTCcttttacattatttgcaCTTGTGCAATGTCATTTaacaagaaataatgaaaacttATTCACGATCACCGCGGAAATTATAGGATTCAAACTTGTTAGTATTTCAACGCGATAatgtgagaaaagaa from Cataglyphis hispanica isolate Lineage 1 chromosome 21, ULB_Chis1_1.0, whole genome shotgun sequence includes the following:
- the LOC126857502 gene encoding uncharacterized protein LOC126857502 — its product is MEIDANISDVLREVIAFLECLRDAQLPLTLENLREKLLARSRETLSVTTMTRGSPEPYLDMNSGPKSLLLRKNEIDSEEYIGMEESKKQNHQDYIYNYETFQNEDEIVAEDECAEQNDDETEEGQTLIRIYKNLSAAQIKSKCHKCGPLYKKEGKKLFLSESRACWIALVGSHLLVYRSERHNRPYAIYPIRGYMARAAPNLISRSRDRQKSESAFEMYRPGNETLRFIARTPKDMDQWITKICEVGCAKNAKNKTETRRKRRILVTESLIDSNEITIRYRDAEESIVDKPTIKGELANNKDEEVEQIRDRIGSPPPLPTRIPRRLPSLPPDNDTIPSYRAAIEDDDDDDDIYHKIEDLRNGTRYQNMVLSRKQRADEKPEVVAYDDVYAPEETNNEEEMRKERSCDAILSEETYDDIVVLSRINAINANNERQNHDRPIVDEEEREDFYDDVENLISNEKFAKDRAKDQIEISSKSPQKKSFLDRVLSRKESPGKSDKRYKGKASSSPPPVLPKEEMSTYDDASDLTPNRESLADEGEELSEYNCPPPPRPVYTTSTILNGPNRIEEFYDDVNAYKNKQTNLRSLQESGVKTTIRKENTSNANMRLEANNDPFREEIEHYQSPRSDLCIHDTAKIEENEELYDDIALWVDFTARQKDISEKKEANEDSTKSIINFDKRSWNRFTVNRKSRTSDSIETNRRSGANECEEIEDSCEGNGAAKRNTFKKLISRMENSLAKVSARGNPSSLPTGKSSTVNNNS
- the LOC126857334 gene encoding zinc finger protein 343-like; this encodes MAYDSRNVKYSSNTHAHQHTTRPNMTGYTYSGHPPQHFQQTDENRNENNLCGTKELCPQISQQSSGTQTVQKVDAATMTDPLQIDFRLTSEYLARCSSTLGLPYVTKYEDNSNNSAHSCQTVRPKIEFEIEPQHINGILIYHCPECAYRFEDREALHEHLEDHKQRPHICDICGASLKRKEHLDRHKQGHNKDRPYQCNMCCKAFKRNEHLARHMITHSGSKNQICTECGKAFYRKDHLKKHLQSHNSGRSKHLNISQNNQNDQQPSDEGLSSFAMMMRQTGPPPFSILRT